In one window of Thermoplasmata archaeon DNA:
- a CDS encoding 30S ribosomal protein S6e, translated as MTSFKIVIADPKNGKSYKKELASPQADVLVGKKIGEEIDGLLLDLAEYKLKIMGGTDKDGFPMRSDLAGGVRKSLLVTEGFGFNPKKEGARKKKMFRGNMINPDIVQINMVITQYGSKSLEESNKEGAS; from the coding sequence ATGACTAGTTTCAAGATAGTAATTGCAGATCCTAAAAATGGAAAAAGCTATAAAAAAGAACTTGCCAGTCCTCAAGCAGATGTACTGGTAGGCAAAAAGATAGGTGAAGAGATAGATGGTTTATTATTAGACCTTGCAGAATATAAACTGAAGATCATGGGCGGAACTGACAAAGATGGTTTTCCAATGCGCTCAGATCTTGCAGGTGGAGTTAGAAAATCGTTGCTAGTAACTGAAGGATTTGGGTTTAATCCTAAAAAAGAGGGTGCGAGAAAGAAGAAAATGTTTCGTGGGAACATGATTAATCCTGATATTGTGCAAATCAATATGGTAATTACTCAGTATGGATCTAAAAGTCTGGAAGAGAGCAATAAAGAAGGTGCTTCATGA